A genome region from Pygocentrus nattereri isolate fPygNat1 chromosome 6, fPygNat1.pri, whole genome shotgun sequence includes the following:
- the ormdl1 gene encoding ORM1-like protein 1: protein MNVGVAHSEVNPNTRVMNSRGIWLTYALGVGMLHIVLLSIPFFSVPVVWTLTNVIHNFGMYVFMHAVKGTPFETPDQGKARLLTHWEQLDYGVQFTSSRKFFTISPIILYFLASFYTKYDTAHFVINTASLLSVLIPKLPQLHGVRILGINKY from the exons ATGAATGTTGGTGTGGCCCACAGCGAGGTGAACCCCAACACTCGGGTTATGAACAGTCGGGGGATCTGGCTGACGTACGCACTAGGTGTGGGAATGCTTCACATTGTGCTGTTGAGCATTCCTTTCTTCAGCGTTCCCGTTGTGTGGACCCTCACAAATGTTATTCACAATTTT GGAATGTATGTGTTCATGCACGCAGTGAAAGGCACACCGTTTGAGACCCCAGACCAGGGCAAAGCAAGACTGCTCACACACTGGGAACAGCTGGACTACGGCGTGCAGTTCACATCATCAAGAAAATTCTTCACAATCTCACCAAtcatttt ATACTTCCTGGCAAGCTTCTACACAAAATACGACACGGCCCATTTTGTCATAAACACCGCCTCCCTCCTGAGTGTGCTTATCCCAAAATTGCCACAGCTCCATGGAGTGCGGATCCTTGGAATCAACAAGTATTAA